One window from the genome of Larus michahellis chromosome 23, bLarMic1.1, whole genome shotgun sequence encodes:
- the KANK3 gene encoding KN motif and ankyrin repeat domain-containing protein 3 isoform X2: MGHPTAEVTREGDPSFSRVTSPKVDGPPVSSIPGEKMAQPAPLNQNLPDLGGPFLYRDQDDGEKSSYSVETPYGFLLDLDFLKYVDDIESGQTLKKVPLPRRAKGARQPPSALRSPSSHTSAWTSTESLASTASEEGRTALLLSPHGRAPLEPPNKPTSHPVSPPPPVRLLPPPTRKCLVRNPRVEKTLLETSRRLEQEQGHLQGIGGPSHGGPPGAPSQPPPWVPVGAEGQAGWGRASPGSSGRSTPAAGLSAAPLQHVREQMAAALRQLRDLEEQVKTIPLLETQICELKREKAKLMEKLSAEPGEAFGHPSGSEAAAGGEEPPRVGPESEAEPAKGRASKIAELRKLTEKLAVAERGSRALPGRSPRAAERPCRSVAVGEDRAMTDAVFYYRSQQEGGDVPDGGTRERRDAAVWVLESSLGLASEAERELELLQQTVGHQKEVIALMEGHLREATRELEELRLEVCARRPQGRADKEVTAKPQVAEVLVEAAVVTQSRAAGDPPETAEAGVECCPPTACVGVGCHPDGRDVAVGPDSAARCEDKGSQTEVGSAGPAGEETEPGAGDAPSSPSAQGAGAMGGSCQGSPAPRAATPETTHRGQDPSLVRDGGAAPSPAAGALKSIMKKRDGPPRSEAEGSKKSLQFVGVLNGEYESTSSEEEEEEEGDSSSEKASADSSDSEEQGDTDTSDEEVGEGKSEPGREREGDGVTLPEPPEVKEKFELSPRMREACLIVKTHLGHPGATKSKEVLASSGLVLQEWFRLSSQKSSVPDTVANHLLAFAEVSPALLAHVVNLADGNGNTALHYSVSHSNFHIVRLLLDTGVCNVDHQNKAGYTALMLAALAAVEQEDDMNVVRRLFSMGNVNAKASQAGQTALMLAVSHGRQEMVEALLACGADVNLQDEEGSTALMCACEHGRVETVKLLLAQPSCNVSIVDSDGNNAVAIALEAGHSNIAVLLYAHLNGTKAQLPGTSPTATKGPGSPKKPN, encoded by the exons ATGGGACACCCCACGGCCGAGGTGACACGGGAAGGGGATCCCTCTTTCTCCAGGGTCACCAGCCCCAag GTTGATGGTCCTCCGGTCAGCAGCATCCCGGGGGAGAAGATGGCTCAGCCTGCGCCCCTGAACCAGAACCTCCCAG ATCTCGGGGGCCCGTTCTTGTACCGGGACCAGGACGATGGGGAGAAGAGCTCATATTCAGTGGAAACCCCCTATGGCTTCCTCCTGGACCTGGATTTCCTGAAATATGTTGATGACATCGAAAGCGGCCAAACGCTCAAGAAAGTCCCGCTGCCTCGCAGGGCAAAAGGGGCCCGGCAGCCGCCCAGTGCCCtgcgcagccccagcagccataCCAGCGCCTGGACCTCCACCGAGTCCCTCGCCTCCACGGCCAGTGAGGAGGGCAGGACCGCGCTGCTGCTGTCCCCGCACGGCCGGGCACCCCTGGAGCCCCCGAACAAGCCAACCTCCCACCCCGTCTCGCCACCGCCGCCGGTGCGGCTGCTCCCACCTCCCACCCGCAAGTGCCTGGTGCGAAACCCACGGGTGGAGAAGACCTTGCTGGAGACGAGCAGGAGgttggagcaggagcagggccattTGCAGGGTATTGGTGGTCCCTCCCACGGTGGCCCGCCAGGTGCCCCGAGTCAGCCACCCCCCTGGGTGCCGGTGGGCGCCGAGGGCCAGGCAGGCTGGGGACGGGCGAGCCCCGGCAGCTCGGGGCGCAGCACACCAGCGGCGGGGCTCAGCGCTGCCCCGCTGCAGCACGTGCGGGAGCAGATGGCCGCGGCCCTGCGGCAGCTCCGGGACCTGGAGGAACAGGTGAAAACCATCCCCCTCCTGGAGACGCAGATCTGCGAGCTGAAGAGGGAGAAGGCGAAGCTGATGGAGAAGCTGTCGGCAGAGCCCGGTGAGGCTTTCGGTCACCCCTCCGGCTCCGAGGCAGCGGCGGGAGGCGAGGAGCCGCCCCGAGTGGGGCCGGAGAGCGAAGCAGAACCAGCAAAGGGGCGAGCGAGCAAGATCGCCGAGCTGAGGAAGCTGACGGAGAAGCTGGCTGTGGCAGAGCGGGGCAGCAGGGCTTTGCCAGGCAGGAGCCCCAGGGCTGCCGAGAGGCCGTGCCGCTCCGTGGCGGTCGGTGAGGACCGGGCCATGACTGATGCCGTCTTCTACTACCGGTCGCAGCAGGAGGGCGGCGACGTGCCGGATGGCGGGACGAGGGAGCGCAGGGATGCGGCCGTCTGGGTGCTGGAGTCCTCACTGGGGCTGGCCAGCGaggcggagcgggagctggagctgctgcagcagacgGTGGGGCACCAGAAGGAGGTGATCGCCCTGATGGAGGGGCACCTGCGGGAGGCCACacgggagctggaggagctgcggctgGAGGTGTGCGCCCGCCGGCCCCAAGGGCGGGCGGACAAGGAGGTGACAGCCAAGCCGCAGGTGGCCGAGGTGCTGGTGGAGGCGGCGGTGGTGACGCAGAGCCGGGCAGCCGGCGACCCCCCGGAGACGGCAGAAGCGGGCGTGGAGTGCTGCCCGCCGACCGCCTGCGTCGGGGTGGGCTGCCACCCCGACGGGCGGGACGTGGCAGTCGGCCCCGATTCGGCCGCCAGGTGCGAAGACAAGGGCAGCCAGACCGAGGTGGGCAGCGCTGGCCCAGCAGGCGAGGAGACAGAGCCCGGCGCGGGCGATGCCCCGAGCAGCCCCTCGGCGCAGGGTGCGGGAGCAATGGGGGGGTCGTgccagggcagcccagcccccAGGGCAGCCACGCCAGAGACGACGCACCGCGGCCAGGACCCGTCCCTGGTGCGGGATGGTGGAGCTGCCCCAAGCCCTGCGGCCG GAGCCCTGAAGTCCATCATGAAGAAGCGGGACGGTCCCCCCCGGAGTGAGGCCGAGGGTAGCAAGAAGAGCCTGCAGTTTGTGGGCGTGCTGAACGGGGA GTACGAGAGCACGtccagcgaggaggaggaggaggaggaaggagacagCTCCTCCGAGAAGGCTTCGGCCGACAGCTCCGATAGCGAGGAGCAGGGGGACACCGACACCTCAGACGAAGAGGTCGGGGAAGGCAAGAGCGAGCCAGGACGGGAACGTGAGGGGGACGGTGTGACCCTGCCAGAACCCCCTGAGGTGAAAGAGAA GTTCGAGCTGAGCCCCAGGATGCGGGAGGCCTGCCTCATCGTCAAGACCCACCTGGGCCACCCCGGGGCCACCAAGAGCAAAGAGGTG CTCGCCAGCAGCGGCCTGGTCCTGCAGGAGTGGTTCCGTCTGTCCAGCCAGAAGTCGTCCGTCCCCGACACGGTCGCCAACCACCTCCTGGCCTTCGCCGAGGTCTCGCCGGCTCTCCTGGCCCACGTGGTGAACCTGGCAGACGGGAACGGCAACACGGCCCTGCACTACAGTGTCTCCCACTCCAACTTCCACATCGTGCGGCTGCTGCTGGACACGG GGGTCTGTAATGTGGACCACCAGAACAAAGCCGGCTACACAGCTCTCATGCTGGCAGCGCTGGCGGCTGTTGAGCAGGAAGACGACATGAACGTGGTCAGGAGGCTCTTCAGCATGGGCAATGTCAATGCCAAGGCCAGCCAG GCTGGCCAGACGGCGCTGATGCTGGCCGTCAGCCACGGCCGGCAGGAGATGGTGGAAGCCCTGCTCGCCTGCGGAGCCGACGTGAACCTGCAGGACGAGGAGGGCTCGACTGCGCTGATGTGCGCCTGCGAGCACGGCCGCGTGGAAACGGTgaagctgctgctggctcagcccAGCTGCAACGTCTCCATCGTGGACAGC GACGGTAACAACGCCGTCGCCATCGCACTGGAGGCCGGCCACAGCAACATCGCCGTGCTCCTCTATGCCCACCTCAACGGCACGAAGGCGCAGCTGCCC GGAACGTCACCGACGGCCACCAAGGGCCCTGGGAGCCCAAAGAAACCAAATTAA
- the KANK3 gene encoding KN motif and ankyrin repeat domain-containing protein 3 isoform X4, with product MGHPTAEVTREGDPSFSRVTSPKVDGPPVSSIPGEKMAQPAPLNQNLPDLGGPFLYRDQDDGEKSSYSVETPYGFLLDLDFLKYVDDIESGQTLKKVPLPRRAKGARQPPSALRSPSSHTSAWTSTESLASTASEEGRTALLLSPHGRAPLEPPNKPTSHPVSPPPPVRLLPPPTRKCLVRNPRVEKTLLETSRRLEQEQGHLQGIGGPSHGGPPGAPSQPPPWVPVGAEGQAGWGRASPGSSGRSTPAAGLSAAPLQHVREQMAAALRQLRDLEEQVKTIPLLETQICELKREKAKLMEKLSAEPGEAFGHPSGSEAAAGGEEPPRVGPESEAEPAKGRASKIAELRKLTEKLAVAERGSRALPGRSPRAAERPCRSVAVGEDRAMTDAVFYYRSQQEGGDVPDGGTRERRDAAVWVLESSLGLASEAERELELLQQTVGHQKEVIALMEGHLREATRELEELRLEVCARRPQGRADKEVTAKPQVAEVLVEAAVVTQSRAAGDPPETAEAGVECCPPTACVGVGCHPDGRDVAVGPDSAARCEDKGSQTEVGSAGPAGEETEPGAGDAPSSPSAQGAGAMGGSCQGSPAPRAATPETTHRGQDPSLVRDGGAAPSPAAGALKSIMKKRDGPPRSEAEGSKKSLQFVGVLNGEYESTSSEEEEEEEGDSSSEKASADSSDSEEQGDTDTSDEEVGEGKSEPGREREGDGVTLPEPPEVKEKFELSPRMREACLIVKTHLGHPGATKSKEVLASSGLVLQEWFRLSSQKSSVPDTVANHLLAFAEVSPALLAHVVNLADGNGNTALHYSVSHSNFHIVRLLLDTGVCNVDHQNKAGYTALMLAALAAVEQEDDMNVVRRLFSMGNVNAKASQDGNNAVAIALEAGHSNIAVLLYAHLNGTKAQLPQGTSPTATKGPGSPKKPN from the exons ATGGGACACCCCACGGCCGAGGTGACACGGGAAGGGGATCCCTCTTTCTCCAGGGTCACCAGCCCCAag GTTGATGGTCCTCCGGTCAGCAGCATCCCGGGGGAGAAGATGGCTCAGCCTGCGCCCCTGAACCAGAACCTCCCAG ATCTCGGGGGCCCGTTCTTGTACCGGGACCAGGACGATGGGGAGAAGAGCTCATATTCAGTGGAAACCCCCTATGGCTTCCTCCTGGACCTGGATTTCCTGAAATATGTTGATGACATCGAAAGCGGCCAAACGCTCAAGAAAGTCCCGCTGCCTCGCAGGGCAAAAGGGGCCCGGCAGCCGCCCAGTGCCCtgcgcagccccagcagccataCCAGCGCCTGGACCTCCACCGAGTCCCTCGCCTCCACGGCCAGTGAGGAGGGCAGGACCGCGCTGCTGCTGTCCCCGCACGGCCGGGCACCCCTGGAGCCCCCGAACAAGCCAACCTCCCACCCCGTCTCGCCACCGCCGCCGGTGCGGCTGCTCCCACCTCCCACCCGCAAGTGCCTGGTGCGAAACCCACGGGTGGAGAAGACCTTGCTGGAGACGAGCAGGAGgttggagcaggagcagggccattTGCAGGGTATTGGTGGTCCCTCCCACGGTGGCCCGCCAGGTGCCCCGAGTCAGCCACCCCCCTGGGTGCCGGTGGGCGCCGAGGGCCAGGCAGGCTGGGGACGGGCGAGCCCCGGCAGCTCGGGGCGCAGCACACCAGCGGCGGGGCTCAGCGCTGCCCCGCTGCAGCACGTGCGGGAGCAGATGGCCGCGGCCCTGCGGCAGCTCCGGGACCTGGAGGAACAGGTGAAAACCATCCCCCTCCTGGAGACGCAGATCTGCGAGCTGAAGAGGGAGAAGGCGAAGCTGATGGAGAAGCTGTCGGCAGAGCCCGGTGAGGCTTTCGGTCACCCCTCCGGCTCCGAGGCAGCGGCGGGAGGCGAGGAGCCGCCCCGAGTGGGGCCGGAGAGCGAAGCAGAACCAGCAAAGGGGCGAGCGAGCAAGATCGCCGAGCTGAGGAAGCTGACGGAGAAGCTGGCTGTGGCAGAGCGGGGCAGCAGGGCTTTGCCAGGCAGGAGCCCCAGGGCTGCCGAGAGGCCGTGCCGCTCCGTGGCGGTCGGTGAGGACCGGGCCATGACTGATGCCGTCTTCTACTACCGGTCGCAGCAGGAGGGCGGCGACGTGCCGGATGGCGGGACGAGGGAGCGCAGGGATGCGGCCGTCTGGGTGCTGGAGTCCTCACTGGGGCTGGCCAGCGaggcggagcgggagctggagctgctgcagcagacgGTGGGGCACCAGAAGGAGGTGATCGCCCTGATGGAGGGGCACCTGCGGGAGGCCACacgggagctggaggagctgcggctgGAGGTGTGCGCCCGCCGGCCCCAAGGGCGGGCGGACAAGGAGGTGACAGCCAAGCCGCAGGTGGCCGAGGTGCTGGTGGAGGCGGCGGTGGTGACGCAGAGCCGGGCAGCCGGCGACCCCCCGGAGACGGCAGAAGCGGGCGTGGAGTGCTGCCCGCCGACCGCCTGCGTCGGGGTGGGCTGCCACCCCGACGGGCGGGACGTGGCAGTCGGCCCCGATTCGGCCGCCAGGTGCGAAGACAAGGGCAGCCAGACCGAGGTGGGCAGCGCTGGCCCAGCAGGCGAGGAGACAGAGCCCGGCGCGGGCGATGCCCCGAGCAGCCCCTCGGCGCAGGGTGCGGGAGCAATGGGGGGGTCGTgccagggcagcccagcccccAGGGCAGCCACGCCAGAGACGACGCACCGCGGCCAGGACCCGTCCCTGGTGCGGGATGGTGGAGCTGCCCCAAGCCCTGCGGCCG GAGCCCTGAAGTCCATCATGAAGAAGCGGGACGGTCCCCCCCGGAGTGAGGCCGAGGGTAGCAAGAAGAGCCTGCAGTTTGTGGGCGTGCTGAACGGGGA GTACGAGAGCACGtccagcgaggaggaggaggaggaggaaggagacagCTCCTCCGAGAAGGCTTCGGCCGACAGCTCCGATAGCGAGGAGCAGGGGGACACCGACACCTCAGACGAAGAGGTCGGGGAAGGCAAGAGCGAGCCAGGACGGGAACGTGAGGGGGACGGTGTGACCCTGCCAGAACCCCCTGAGGTGAAAGAGAA GTTCGAGCTGAGCCCCAGGATGCGGGAGGCCTGCCTCATCGTCAAGACCCACCTGGGCCACCCCGGGGCCACCAAGAGCAAAGAGGTG CTCGCCAGCAGCGGCCTGGTCCTGCAGGAGTGGTTCCGTCTGTCCAGCCAGAAGTCGTCCGTCCCCGACACGGTCGCCAACCACCTCCTGGCCTTCGCCGAGGTCTCGCCGGCTCTCCTGGCCCACGTGGTGAACCTGGCAGACGGGAACGGCAACACGGCCCTGCACTACAGTGTCTCCCACTCCAACTTCCACATCGTGCGGCTGCTGCTGGACACGG GGGTCTGTAATGTGGACCACCAGAACAAAGCCGGCTACACAGCTCTCATGCTGGCAGCGCTGGCGGCTGTTGAGCAGGAAGACGACATGAACGTGGTCAGGAGGCTCTTCAGCATGGGCAATGTCAATGCCAAGGCCAGCCAG GACGGTAACAACGCCGTCGCCATCGCACTGGAGGCCGGCCACAGCAACATCGCCGTGCTCCTCTATGCCCACCTCAACGGCACGAAGGCGCAGCTGCCC CAGGGAACGTCACCGACGGCCACCAAGGGCCCTGGGAGCCCAAAGAAACCAAATTAA
- the KANK3 gene encoding KN motif and ankyrin repeat domain-containing protein 3 isoform X5, translated as MGHPTAEVTREGDPSFSRVTSPKVDGPPVSSIPGEKMAQPAPLNQNLPDLGGPFLYRDQDDGEKSSYSVETPYGFLLDLDFLKYVDDIESGQTLKKVPLPRRAKGARQPPSALRSPSSHTSAWTSTESLASTASEEGRTALLLSPHGRAPLEPPNKPTSHPVSPPPPVRLLPPPTRKCLVRNPRVEKTLLETSRRLEQEQGHLQGIGGPSHGGPPGAPSQPPPWVPVGAEGQAGWGRASPGSSGRSTPAAGLSAAPLQHVREQMAAALRQLRDLEEQVKTIPLLETQICELKREKAKLMEKLSAEPGEAFGHPSGSEAAAGGEEPPRVGPESEAEPAKGRASKIAELRKLTEKLAVAERGSRALPGRSPRAAERPCRSVAVGEDRAMTDAVFYYRSQQEGGDVPDGGTRERRDAAVWVLESSLGLASEAERELELLQQTVGHQKEVIALMEGHLREATRELEELRLEVCARRPQGRADKEVTAKPQVAEVLVEAAVVTQSRAAGDPPETAEAGVECCPPTACVGVGCHPDGRDVAVGPDSAARCEDKGSQTEVGSAGPAGEETEPGAGDAPSSPSAQGAGAMGGSCQGSPAPRAATPETTHRGQDPSLVRDGGAAPSPAAGALKSIMKKRDGPPRSEAEGSKKSLQFVGVLNGEYESTSSEEEEEEEGDSSSEKASADSSDSEEQGDTDTSDEEVGEGKSEPGREREGDGVTLPEPPEVKEKFELSPRMREACLIVKTHLGHPGATKSKEVLASSGLVLQEWFRLSSQKSSVPDTVANHLLAFAEVSPALLAHVVNLADGNGNTALHYSVSHSNFHIVRLLLDTGVCNVDHQNKAGYTALMLAALAAVEQEDDMNVVRRLFSMGNVNAKASQDGNNAVAIALEAGHSNIAVLLYAHLNGTKAQLPGTSPTATKGPGSPKKPN; from the exons ATGGGACACCCCACGGCCGAGGTGACACGGGAAGGGGATCCCTCTTTCTCCAGGGTCACCAGCCCCAag GTTGATGGTCCTCCGGTCAGCAGCATCCCGGGGGAGAAGATGGCTCAGCCTGCGCCCCTGAACCAGAACCTCCCAG ATCTCGGGGGCCCGTTCTTGTACCGGGACCAGGACGATGGGGAGAAGAGCTCATATTCAGTGGAAACCCCCTATGGCTTCCTCCTGGACCTGGATTTCCTGAAATATGTTGATGACATCGAAAGCGGCCAAACGCTCAAGAAAGTCCCGCTGCCTCGCAGGGCAAAAGGGGCCCGGCAGCCGCCCAGTGCCCtgcgcagccccagcagccataCCAGCGCCTGGACCTCCACCGAGTCCCTCGCCTCCACGGCCAGTGAGGAGGGCAGGACCGCGCTGCTGCTGTCCCCGCACGGCCGGGCACCCCTGGAGCCCCCGAACAAGCCAACCTCCCACCCCGTCTCGCCACCGCCGCCGGTGCGGCTGCTCCCACCTCCCACCCGCAAGTGCCTGGTGCGAAACCCACGGGTGGAGAAGACCTTGCTGGAGACGAGCAGGAGgttggagcaggagcagggccattTGCAGGGTATTGGTGGTCCCTCCCACGGTGGCCCGCCAGGTGCCCCGAGTCAGCCACCCCCCTGGGTGCCGGTGGGCGCCGAGGGCCAGGCAGGCTGGGGACGGGCGAGCCCCGGCAGCTCGGGGCGCAGCACACCAGCGGCGGGGCTCAGCGCTGCCCCGCTGCAGCACGTGCGGGAGCAGATGGCCGCGGCCCTGCGGCAGCTCCGGGACCTGGAGGAACAGGTGAAAACCATCCCCCTCCTGGAGACGCAGATCTGCGAGCTGAAGAGGGAGAAGGCGAAGCTGATGGAGAAGCTGTCGGCAGAGCCCGGTGAGGCTTTCGGTCACCCCTCCGGCTCCGAGGCAGCGGCGGGAGGCGAGGAGCCGCCCCGAGTGGGGCCGGAGAGCGAAGCAGAACCAGCAAAGGGGCGAGCGAGCAAGATCGCCGAGCTGAGGAAGCTGACGGAGAAGCTGGCTGTGGCAGAGCGGGGCAGCAGGGCTTTGCCAGGCAGGAGCCCCAGGGCTGCCGAGAGGCCGTGCCGCTCCGTGGCGGTCGGTGAGGACCGGGCCATGACTGATGCCGTCTTCTACTACCGGTCGCAGCAGGAGGGCGGCGACGTGCCGGATGGCGGGACGAGGGAGCGCAGGGATGCGGCCGTCTGGGTGCTGGAGTCCTCACTGGGGCTGGCCAGCGaggcggagcgggagctggagctgctgcagcagacgGTGGGGCACCAGAAGGAGGTGATCGCCCTGATGGAGGGGCACCTGCGGGAGGCCACacgggagctggaggagctgcggctgGAGGTGTGCGCCCGCCGGCCCCAAGGGCGGGCGGACAAGGAGGTGACAGCCAAGCCGCAGGTGGCCGAGGTGCTGGTGGAGGCGGCGGTGGTGACGCAGAGCCGGGCAGCCGGCGACCCCCCGGAGACGGCAGAAGCGGGCGTGGAGTGCTGCCCGCCGACCGCCTGCGTCGGGGTGGGCTGCCACCCCGACGGGCGGGACGTGGCAGTCGGCCCCGATTCGGCCGCCAGGTGCGAAGACAAGGGCAGCCAGACCGAGGTGGGCAGCGCTGGCCCAGCAGGCGAGGAGACAGAGCCCGGCGCGGGCGATGCCCCGAGCAGCCCCTCGGCGCAGGGTGCGGGAGCAATGGGGGGGTCGTgccagggcagcccagcccccAGGGCAGCCACGCCAGAGACGACGCACCGCGGCCAGGACCCGTCCCTGGTGCGGGATGGTGGAGCTGCCCCAAGCCCTGCGGCCG GAGCCCTGAAGTCCATCATGAAGAAGCGGGACGGTCCCCCCCGGAGTGAGGCCGAGGGTAGCAAGAAGAGCCTGCAGTTTGTGGGCGTGCTGAACGGGGA GTACGAGAGCACGtccagcgaggaggaggaggaggaggaaggagacagCTCCTCCGAGAAGGCTTCGGCCGACAGCTCCGATAGCGAGGAGCAGGGGGACACCGACACCTCAGACGAAGAGGTCGGGGAAGGCAAGAGCGAGCCAGGACGGGAACGTGAGGGGGACGGTGTGACCCTGCCAGAACCCCCTGAGGTGAAAGAGAA GTTCGAGCTGAGCCCCAGGATGCGGGAGGCCTGCCTCATCGTCAAGACCCACCTGGGCCACCCCGGGGCCACCAAGAGCAAAGAGGTG CTCGCCAGCAGCGGCCTGGTCCTGCAGGAGTGGTTCCGTCTGTCCAGCCAGAAGTCGTCCGTCCCCGACACGGTCGCCAACCACCTCCTGGCCTTCGCCGAGGTCTCGCCGGCTCTCCTGGCCCACGTGGTGAACCTGGCAGACGGGAACGGCAACACGGCCCTGCACTACAGTGTCTCCCACTCCAACTTCCACATCGTGCGGCTGCTGCTGGACACGG GGGTCTGTAATGTGGACCACCAGAACAAAGCCGGCTACACAGCTCTCATGCTGGCAGCGCTGGCGGCTGTTGAGCAGGAAGACGACATGAACGTGGTCAGGAGGCTCTTCAGCATGGGCAATGTCAATGCCAAGGCCAGCCAG GACGGTAACAACGCCGTCGCCATCGCACTGGAGGCCGGCCACAGCAACATCGCCGTGCTCCTCTATGCCCACCTCAACGGCACGAAGGCGCAGCTGCCC GGAACGTCACCGACGGCCACCAAGGGCCCTGGGAGCCCAAAGAAACCAAATTAA